DNA from Methanobacterium formicicum:
GAGGAGCATCAGGATTTGCGCTTTTCAGATATGGTTGGTTAAACAAAGATTTCTTTGATCAGGTTAATCAGGACACAACCTTTACTGTTGATCAGATAAAGGCTAGTGCAAGTGTTGTGAGAAGTTATGTGGAATCTAATGGAAAGCTGCCGGATAGTGTTTTAGTTGGTTCAACTGAAGTGACTATGCATCAGTTTTTGGAGCTTTTGGTAACTGCAACCATACAAATCAATAATGGAGTTACTGATTCCATACCATTGGGGACTTTCAGCGCACCTACTAATCCTATTGAAGACATTAGGGCGGGTAATATTCTCATGGTAGAGTATCTCAAGATAGCCAATGATGTTAAAAACTACATGGATAGTAGTGGTAAAACACCCGATTTCGCATATCAAACCAGTTTAGGAACCTATCTTCGGTTTGAAAACCTGGTGTATATGTACAGCATGATCCTCGACTACTACAATACTAGTGGAAACAAGGCTCACTTCGCAGTAATGAAACCATGGAACTCCATTACTACTTCACCAACTACTGGATCAAATGCATTCACCATTGCGGAAATCGTTGATGCAGCAGGAAGAGTTAAAAGATTTGTGGAAACTTATCATGCTCTCCCAGATTATGTACAAATGGGATCATTACAAGTTTCTATGCCTCAGTTCCTGTATTTACTCACCACATGCACATCTCAACTAAATAGCGGCATCACCAGCCTCATAGTTTTACCCAGTGTTTCGGTAGCATCAAGTCCTCTAGAACAAATGACCAGTGGAAACTTGGATAAAACTGAGTATGTTGACCTGGCTAACCGTGTAAAATCCTTCATGGATTCCAATGGTATAGCACCCAACTACGGTTCAACATCCCTGGGAAAACTAAGATTCGAATCACTGCTCTACCTTTACAGTAGAGTGGTTGCATTCTACGGACAAAACCAGTACTTACCCAACTACGCCACCATGAAATCATGGAGTAGCGTAGTGGCTACGGAACCCTCTGTACCAGCAGAACTTCAACAGTACCTGCAGGCAACTACCAAATGCGAGGTTAACGACCCCCGTATAATTGCCCTGGCCCAGAGCATAACCTCTGGTGCAACATCCAGCTATCAAAAAGCCACACTCATCTTTAACTGGGTGAGAGACAACATAAACTATTCATATTACTACGACTCCCAGAAAGGAGCGGTGGGAACCCTCACTTCTGGAAGTGCAAATTGCTGTGATCATTCACATCTAGTCGTGGCCCTTTCAAGAGCAGCTGGATTACCGGCAAGATACGTACATGGATACTGTTATTTCACCAGTAGTGGAAATTGGTATGGTCATGTATTCGCTCAAATATATGTGAACGGACAATGGTACAATGCGGATGCTACTAGCTCCAGAAATACGCTAGGAGTAATCAACAACTGGAATACCAACACGTGGACTTATAAAGGTACCTATGCTTCGCTGCCATTTTAAACACATTCTTTTTTTCTTTTTTTTATTCCCCTTAGCGGGAGCTAGGTAAGTTCGATAAAAATCCTAGCATTCTAAAAATAAAAATCTTGCATCCCTAAAAAAAATAAAAAACCTAAACATCCAAAAAAATAAAAATCCTGAATATCCCTAAAAGTTAAATAGGGGATTTAGTAGTGTGGAGGCAATAATCTCACTACCCCCCATCAAAGTCAGTAAATTCCATTTTTAAAACCTTATCATGCTACTTCCAGCGTGAAAGTGATTAGCAGTGTTTAAAACTACCCGGGGGAAAATCAGACTCTTTAATCTTCTTGATGATCTTACAGGAGCTATCCAGGGTGGAACGGTGGTAACCCTTCACCTTAACCACTTCCGCGGCAATGCCTCTTTTCTTGAGCTCTTCCCTTAGATGTTCCAGGTCAAAGTTCTGGTCCGGGCCAATGGCAATGATATCTGGTTTGATTTTGAGGACCGTACTGAACATGTCGGTTTCACTGCCCAGAACTGCTTCATCAACCATCTTCAGCATCTGAACCACTTCCCGGCGCTGTTTTTCCGGGACAATAGGCACCCTTTTCCGGGCACGCACCGTGGACTCCCGGGCAATCACCACCACCAGGCGAGCACCTTCACCTCCCAGTTTCTTTGCTTCCTCCAGGTAAAACCCATGACCGGGATGTATTAAATCAAATGTTCCAGTAGCCATTACAGTTTTAATAGTTACACCTCTTGTAAAAATTATTTTAATATGTGTTATTTGTTAATTAACTTCTCAAATAGAGTAAATTCGCCCATAGTTCATCTGTCTTTAGTCAGTTTATTGATCTTTTTTTCAAGATAAAAATCTATCACTTAAAAAATTTTCCAGCACACAAACAGGGGGTAAGATAACCACCAAAAAACTTCAGTCCATGGTTGGGTTTAATAAACGTTAGTTTTATAAATAAAGAATTAGTGAATTGAATCCTTAAGATAAAAAAAATAATCTCTGGAGTAATAGATAAAATAAGTCCAGGGAACGTTTATTGTAAAAATCATATCTTTGGTAATTATCATGAGTTCAAAAATTGCTAGGGGAAGCCTGATCATGCTGATCGGGTACTTCATATTCCGTGTTGGGGGTTACCTTTACCGTTTTGCCACCGCATACCTTTTAGGACCTGCAGGTTTCGGGATACTTAATTTAGCCCTCCCCACACAGAGTATATTAATACAAATAGCGTCGGGGGGAATGCCCCCCGCCATTGCCAAACACGTTTCTGAATATTCTGCTAAAGGCGATGAGGAAATGGTGAAACAGGTAATTCACACCTCCCTAAAAATCGTGATTGTTCTGGGGTTGTTCTTCAGTTTGGTGATCTTTTTAATGGCTGACCCACTGGCCAATCTCTATTTCCATAAACCAGAAGCTGCTCTTCCCCTGAAGCTGGTGGCCCTGATCACCCCCTTCAGTGTGATCGTGGGTGTTTTCCGTGGTGCATTCCAGGGTGTTTTCCAGATGGGGAACATCGTTATCACCAAGGCTTTTGAGCAGATCTTCATGATCAGCAGTGCCATCATCCTTATCTGGGTGGGATTTCAGGTGGCCGGAGCAGTTATTGGTACTGCTATCGGGTTCCTTTTTTCCGCCCTGGCCGGATACTACCTGTACCGCAGGGGACTGGGTAAACGTCTAAAAAATGTGAAACTGTCCTTTACCCTTAAACAGGAATTATCCCTGGCTAAGGTGCTTATTATTTTTGCCTTTCCTGTTCTGGTAACCGGACTGGCGGAAACTGCTTTATTCGATGCCATTGGAAACTACATTGTCGGGGCTTATCTGGCCAGTGAACAGCTGGGTTTTTACGGTGCAGCCACTCCAGTGGCCCGTTTACCCCTCATAATTTCCATGGCAGTGGCCACGGCTGTTCTACCGGCCACAGCCGAAGCTATGGGATTGGAAAACCGGCACGTACTTAAAAGCTATGTAAACCAGTCCTATCGCTACGTCAGTCTGTTGGTGGTTCCCATGTGTGTGGGGACCTTTATCTTTGCCACCCCCATAATGAAATTACTTTACGTTAATTCGGCATACATGAATGGGGCCATGGCTTTACAGATATTATCGGTGGGAATGTTATTTTTCACTATCTACACGGTTTCTTCCAGTATAGCTCAAGGATTGGGAAAACCATACCTTCCCATGGTTATTTTAGTTGCGGGAGTTATATTGGACGTGGCCTTGAGTATGTATTTAGTGCCTATTTACGGAATCACCGGTGCTGCTGCGGCCACAGCAATCACCGCCCTGTTCATAATGACCACCATAGTATGGAAAACCCTTCAAGTGGCGGATGTAAAACTGGAATACAAAGATCTGGGCAGAATCGTCTTGGCTGCAGGAATAATGGGGGCAGTGTTGCTGTTAATACCTCAAAACCTCTTAATCAGTCCGGCAATTTCCGGCGCAGCGCCTTTCAGTTATATCACCTTTTTTTCCAAGTATGTGGCCTTTGCTTTGGTCATGGTGTTGGCGGCCCTGGTTTACATGGTGGCCCTAATACTGGTGGGAGGACTTAAAAAAAGTGATATAAACGCTCTTCGAAAATTAAGTAGTAAAACCGGACCATTAAAAGGTAAATTAAATATAATTATTTCCTATATGGAAAGGTTCGCCCATTGAACTGGGTTATCATAAATCAGAGTGGGCTGATTAAAAATAATCCCCTCCCCTATTTTTCTATTTTTTTTTATTTTGGATAAAACTTATTTTACTCACCTTATAGCTTATTAAATTGGCAAATACATTTTTCTACAGTCTTTAATCCTCTAATTTCCCCTTAATATAGAATATCCCAAATTATTTCCCTGATCATTGACAAAATATATCTATGATTGTGGTGAGGGGCATTGGAACCGGCCCTTACGTGGGTGTGGGGCAGGTTAGAAAGATAGAAAGGGATGAGGACCTCCTGAAACTCGTAGGGGGAGAAATAGTAGTGGTATCCCGAGCATCACGGGACATGCTATCCTATCTTCACCGGGCAGGAGGAGTGGTCACGGATTATGGTGGCCTAACCAGCCATGTGGCCATTGTTCTCCGGGAGATGAAGGTACCCTGTGTGGTGGGAACCGGTAATGGAACGGAAAAACTCCAGGAAAACACCATAGTAACGGTAGACGGCAACACTGGCAATATTTACCAGGGGTTCATGGAGAGGGAGGGGAAGAAGGATACTTCACTGATCTATCTCCCGGCCACCAACATCAAAGTTAACTTAAATGTCCCGGAAATCGCCTGGAAGGTGGCTTCCCTGGCTGATGGTGTGGGATCCATACGCATTGAAAACAGTATCATCCGCACGGGAAAACACCCCCAAATACTCCTTGAAGAGGGAAAATTAGTCCAAGTTATTGCTGATGCCGTCCGTTTGATAGCCGATGCATTCTGCCCCAAACCAGTATGGTTCCGCACCTTTGACATACCCACTGACGAGTTGAAACGCCTGGAAGGGGGCAGCATGGAACCTGCGGAAAAAAATCCTTTAATGGGGCTGAGGGGCATTCACAAGGATCTTAAAAATCCTGAAATTCTTAAGGCAGAATTTAACGCCATAATGGAACTCATTGAGGAGGGGTATGATAATTTGGGAGTTAAAATACCCCTGGTGCGTGATGTTTCTGAATACCAGGAGGCCAAAAAAGTCATGAAGGAAGTGGGACTCAAACCCCACCGTGATCTGCCAGTGGGGGCATCAATTGAAACCCCCTCGGCAGTTTTCACCCTGGAAGAGTTTATAAAGGATGGAATGGACTTTGCAACCCTGGGCATGAGTGACATGGCCATGTGCTCCCTGGCGGTTGACCGCAGGGGGGTCAGGGTAGCCAAACACTTCAACTTAACCCACCCTTCAGTTTTGACCATGATAAAAACAGTTATCGAAACCTGCAATCAACAGGGGATTGAAAGCTGTATCTGTGGATATGCTGGTTCCGATCCAGATATTGTAAGGTGGCTGGTGAAGACCGGTATCACTTCCATATCCACCAACCCGGATCAGATTCTTAAAATCCGAAAAGTAGTGGATATCGCCGAAAGGACTCTAATACAAAGGGAACTAGCCTAGAGATCAGGACACCAAAAAGATTGAAAAATTCATTTTTCATAATCAAGGGGCTATTTATCATAAGGGCTATTTTTCATAATCAAGGGCCTTTTCAAAATTTAGAGTGCCTTTGTAAAGTGCTGAACCAATTACCACTCCGTAACAGTCAGTCTGGCTTAAAAGGGCCACATCTTCCAGGGTGCTCACACCGCCCGAGTAAACCACGGGAATATTAACTGATTCCAGTAGTTCCAGGAGAGGTTCAACTTTAAACCCTCCCAGGAGCCCTTCGTGGTCCACGTTGGTGAATAGTATTCCTCCTGCTCCCTTTTCTTCCATGGTTTTTCCCAGTTCCGGGGCAGTCTGGTTGGTTTTTTCCGTCCATCCCCGTACCACTACCTGGGAGTCCTTGCTATCCAGAGCCACCATGATCCTTTGACTTCCAAATTCCTGGGACAGGGTTTCCACGGCTTCTGGCTCCTGAATGGCCAGGGTTCCAAGGATCACCCGGTCCACGCCCATGTTAAGTAAATGGGCAGCATC
Protein-coding regions in this window:
- a CDS encoding putative PEP-binding protein, which translates into the protein MIVVRGIGTGPYVGVGQVRKIERDEDLLKLVGGEIVVVSRASRDMLSYLHRAGGVVTDYGGLTSHVAIVLREMKVPCVVGTGNGTEKLQENTIVTVDGNTGNIYQGFMEREGKKDTSLIYLPATNIKVNLNVPEIAWKVASLADGVGSIRIENSIIRTGKHPQILLEEGKLVQVIADAVRLIADAFCPKPVWFRTFDIPTDELKRLEGGSMEPAEKNPLMGLRGIHKDLKNPEILKAEFNAIMELIEEGYDNLGVKIPLVRDVSEYQEAKKVMKEVGLKPHRDLPVGASIETPSAVFTLEEFIKDGMDFATLGMSDMAMCSLAVDRRGVRVAKHFNLTHPSVLTMIKTVIETCNQQGIESCICGYAGSDPDIVRWLVKTGITSISTNPDQILKIRKVVDIAERTLIQRELA
- the hisA gene encoding 1-(5-phosphoribosyl)-5-[(5-phosphoribosylamino)methylideneamino]imidazole-4-carboxamide isomerase gives rise to the protein MFIMPAVDIKNGKCVQLVQGKPGTEQIVLENPAEVAKGWEDRGASVLHVIDLGGALEEGGNIPVVEDILKKVSIPVQMGGGIRSIDDAAHLLNMGVDRVILGTLAIQEPEAVETLSQEFGSQRIMVALDSKDSQVVVRGWTEKTNQTAPELGKTMEEKGAGGILFTNVDHEGLLGGFKVEPLLELLESVNIPVVYSGGVSTLEDVALLSQTDCYGVVIGSALYKGTLNFEKALDYEK
- a CDS encoding oligosaccharide flippase family protein — its product is MSSKIARGSLIMLIGYFIFRVGGYLYRFATAYLLGPAGFGILNLALPTQSILIQIASGGMPPAIAKHVSEYSAKGDEEMVKQVIHTSLKIVIVLGLFFSLVIFLMADPLANLYFHKPEAALPLKLVALITPFSVIVGVFRGAFQGVFQMGNIVITKAFEQIFMISSAIILIWVGFQVAGAVIGTAIGFLFSALAGYYLYRRGLGKRLKNVKLSFTLKQELSLAKVLIIFAFPVLVTGLAETALFDAIGNYIVGAYLASEQLGFYGAATPVARLPLIISMAVATAVLPATAEAMGLENRHVLKSYVNQSYRYVSLLVVPMCVGTFIFATPIMKLLYVNSAYMNGAMALQILSVGMLFFTIYTVSSSIAQGLGKPYLPMVILVAGVILDVALSMYLVPIYGITGAAAATAITALFIMTTIVWKTLQVADVKLEYKDLGRIVLAAGIMGAVLLLIPQNLLISPAISGAAPFSYITFFSKYVAFALVMVLAALVYMVALILVGGLKKSDINALRKLSSKTGPLKGKLNIIISYMERFAH
- a CDS encoding adenylyltransferase/cytidyltransferase family protein; this encodes MATGTFDLIHPGHGFYLEEAKKLGGEGARLVVVIARESTVRARKRVPIVPEKQRREVVQMLKMVDEAVLGSETDMFSTVLKIKPDIIAIGPDQNFDLEHLREELKKRGIAAEVVKVKGYHRSTLDSSCKIIKKIKESDFPPGSFKHC
- a CDS encoding pseudomurein-binding repeat-containing protein — translated: MLLLLVASMLAPGINYATPNQSISENFTNTTNVSEIVENTTNSTTIQNTTTAVVNDTVISQQENQTSDTSNNTQNSSSDNSNQTDTIQNNSAAASDGTYTNVHGIWLNVDDVNNVNVNELLTAGITDVFVKANRISNPTYQSVLTTIINKLQGTEIRIHAWITCFVDANGDWVDPKDSETTDALVNAITDITTNYNIAGIHLDYVRYPGTAYQYSGGTEAITSFVQRVYTTVKSIKAKVAVSAALMPEGAANAYYYGQDYEQLSNYLDFLVPMVYEGNYKEDNDWITSATAYIVNHSTKPVVVGLQTYKSDSNLVALSVEEINQDIKSALSGGASGFALFRYGWLNKDFFDQVNQDTTFTVDQIKASASVVRSYVESNGKLPDSVLVGSTEVTMHQFLELLVTATIQINNGVTDSIPLGTFSAPTNPIEDIRAGNILMVEYLKIANDVKNYMDSSGKTPDFAYQTSLGTYLRFENLVYMYSMILDYYNTSGNKAHFAVMKPWNSITTSPTTGSNAFTIAEIVDAAGRVKRFVETYHALPDYVQMGSLQVSMPQFLYLLTTCTSQLNSGITSLIVLPSVSVASSPLEQMTSGNLDKTEYVDLANRVKSFMDSNGIAPNYGSTSLGKLRFESLLYLYSRVVAFYGQNQYLPNYATMKSWSSVVATEPSVPAELQQYLQATTKCEVNDPRIIALAQSITSGATSSYQKATLIFNWVRDNINYSYYYDSQKGAVGTLTSGSANCCDHSHLVVALSRAAGLPARYVHGYCYFTSSGNWYGHVFAQIYVNGQWYNADATSSRNTLGVINNWNTNTWTYKGTYASLPF